One genomic segment of Misgurnus anguillicaudatus chromosome 25, ASM2758022v2, whole genome shotgun sequence includes these proteins:
- the gpr141 gene encoding probable G-protein coupled receptor 141 isoform X2, protein MNTTMTPNTTMTPNTTNMTTSHLSEPFRIALITIYSLVLLVGTTGLTLMMSLLKSNIRSITTIAFLNLIVAHFMFLLTVPFRLYYFIQKSWNLPHGLCKAVSAMVHIHMYVVFLIYAIVLMIRFLQYYKKTKRTEFYRRLHALGASAALWFVLLLVMVPIVLTQYGKNNNNTSYEECFNFDNELENPTIYALNVILCMVVVVISCVQACVQTIILTSLIRKYGPSSRFQQEFWVQMKNFCFVLIMLICLMPYHLFRIYYLRNTTMLHNANEVFLAITGLTCLDMLTFTGRGACKLC, encoded by the coding sequence ATGAACACCACTATGACTCCGAACACCACTATGACTCCCAACACCACCAACATGACCACCAGCCATCTGTCGGAGCCCTTCAGAATCGCCCTGATCACCATCTACAGCCTCGTGCTGCTGGTGGGCACCACGGGTTTAACCTTGATGATGAGTTTGTTAAAAAGCAACATTCGTTCCATAACCACCATCGCTTTCCTCAACCTGATAGTCGCACACTTTATGTTTCTGCTCACTGTACCCTTCAGATTGTACTACTTCATACAAAAAAGTTGGAATCTGCCCCACGGCTTATGCAAAGCGGTCAGTGCCATGGTCCACATTCACATGTACGTGGTGTTCCTGATATACGCCATCGTCCTCATGATACGTTTCCTCCAGTATTACAAGAAGACCAAGCGCACAGAGTTTTATCGACGGCTGCATGCGCTGGGCGCGAGTGCAGCGTTATGGTTTGTCTTGTTACTGGTCATGGTGCCTATCGTGCTAACCCAGTAtggtaaaaataataataacacgtCGTATGAAGAGTGCTTCAACTTTGACAATGAATTGGAGAATCCCACCATCTACGCTCTAAATGTGATCTTATGCATGGTTGTTGTGGTCATCTCGTGCGTTCAGGCCTGTGTCCAGACGATCATTCTGACATCACTGATACGCAAGTACGGACCTAGCAGTCGCTTCCAGCAGGAGTTCTGGGTCCAAATGAAAAACTTTTGCTTTGTACTCATCATGCTCATCTGCTTAATGCCTTATCACCTGTTTAGGATATACTATCTAAGAAACACTACGATGCTGCACAATGCAAACGAGGTGTTTTTGGCTATCACAGGACTCACGTGTTTGGACATGTTGACGTTCACGGGGAGGGGCGCGTGCAAGTTGTGCTGA
- the gpr141 gene encoding probable G-protein coupled receptor 141 isoform X1, producing MQQTQPPNFLVELLLSFQGTTMNTTMTPNTTMTPNTTNMTTSHLSEPFRIALITIYSLVLLVGTTGLTLMMSLLKSNIRSITTIAFLNLIVAHFMFLLTVPFRLYYFIQKSWNLPHGLCKAVSAMVHIHMYVVFLIYAIVLMIRFLQYYKKTKRTEFYRRLHALGASAALWFVLLLVMVPIVLTQYGKNNNNTSYEECFNFDNELENPTIYALNVILCMVVVVISCVQACVQTIILTSLIRKYGPSSRFQQEFWVQMKNFCFVLIMLICLMPYHLFRIYYLRNTTMLHNANEVFLAITGLTCLDMLTFTGRGACKLC from the coding sequence GGACCACAATGAACACCACTATGACTCCGAACACCACTATGACTCCCAACACCACCAACATGACCACCAGCCATCTGTCGGAGCCCTTCAGAATCGCCCTGATCACCATCTACAGCCTCGTGCTGCTGGTGGGCACCACGGGTTTAACCTTGATGATGAGTTTGTTAAAAAGCAACATTCGTTCCATAACCACCATCGCTTTCCTCAACCTGATAGTCGCACACTTTATGTTTCTGCTCACTGTACCCTTCAGATTGTACTACTTCATACAAAAAAGTTGGAATCTGCCCCACGGCTTATGCAAAGCGGTCAGTGCCATGGTCCACATTCACATGTACGTGGTGTTCCTGATATACGCCATCGTCCTCATGATACGTTTCCTCCAGTATTACAAGAAGACCAAGCGCACAGAGTTTTATCGACGGCTGCATGCGCTGGGCGCGAGTGCAGCGTTATGGTTTGTCTTGTTACTGGTCATGGTGCCTATCGTGCTAACCCAGTAtggtaaaaataataataacacgtCGTATGAAGAGTGCTTCAACTTTGACAATGAATTGGAGAATCCCACCATCTACGCTCTAAATGTGATCTTATGCATGGTTGTTGTGGTCATCTCGTGCGTTCAGGCCTGTGTCCAGACGATCATTCTGACATCACTGATACGCAAGTACGGACCTAGCAGTCGCTTCCAGCAGGAGTTCTGGGTCCAAATGAAAAACTTTTGCTTTGTACTCATCATGCTCATCTGCTTAATGCCTTATCACCTGTTTAGGATATACTATCTAAGAAACACTACGATGCTGCACAATGCAAACGAGGTGTTTTTGGCTATCACAGGACTCACGTGTTTGGACATGTTGACGTTCACGGGGAGGGGCGCGTGCAAGTTGTGCTGA